atagTTTGATAAACTGTCAACAAGAGTGCTCAAGATGGCGTCCCAATTTTGGCGGTCACCGTAAACAGTGTTGAAAGAATGTTTTCATTGCAATTATAAGGCGGTTTATCTTACACTAACGGTTCAGTTTAACCCCAGTGTACTCCCCAATATCATGATTTTCTTAATCCCACTTTTTACTTCGGTTTTGTTGACGCAAACTGTTGACACATGTAAACGTAACCCTCGACCGCGTCTTCACTATCCGGATGTTCTGTAATTCCGCTGCATTACCGGGCGTTCCGAAACACAACAAAACCTCAGCACTCGGTTGAGTTTCATCAGTTTCATCGTAGtgatatatctatgtatatatgctCTAAGACCTATGTAGGGTACTCTGAGGTCTATTGTTGGAACTAAAAAAAGTAGGTTGGTAAAAGAACACAGGTAAAAAATGCTATGGTAGTCAATCTAACGTCATACCGAAACATAGGTTATAACCGGCACTCGGCAGACGACGAATTACGACAAATCGAAACTGTGAGGTTATAATCAGTTTCGTACGGATAAAGTGAAAGATTCGTTCGCAAAACCGAAGTAATAAATCAGCTGATGAAATGTTAACGACTAGAATGTTGCTGAGGCGGCATACGTCGTACTTAAAGTATAGCTACGCTTCTGCCCGACGTTTCACCCAGGCTGCGGAAGAATCAGAGGACATAATAACGAGTCAAGAATATAAATTGGCGCCGTTGCCGCAGAAAAAACCGCAGAGAGAACCATTCGtcaagaatttatttatcgGACGATTCGATAACGACCTGCTTGCCTACCCCGAAGTTCAACCAAACGAGAGGCAAAATCAGTTCAACGCATGGCTCGCGCCAATTGAAGACTGCATTAATCGCAACCTCGAAGTCAAGGAGTCAAATATAAATGTGATATCCAACGAACTGGTGGAGCAGCTCAAGGATTTTGGTGTTTTTCGCGCTACCATCACAGAGGAATATAAGGGCATTGGATTAAACAGTACAGAATATGCCAGATTAATTGAAGTAGTTGGTAAACACCCCTCTTTAGCTTCTTATGTGATTAGCCGCACCGAGCCAACGGAATTGATCCTAAAATACGGTACCGAAcaacagaaacaaaaatttctcccaaGGATCGCAAGTGGCGAACTTATCCCAACTCTTGCATTGGCCGAAGACAATACAGACATTGATGCTATTCCGCTTAATGCTACAGCAGTTGGAACGGAGTGCAAACGATACTACAAGCTCAATGCTGAAAAGATTCATGTCTTGAATGGAAATCAAGCTAACTGTTTTATTGTTCTTGCTAATTGTACAGAAACTAACGACCCGCTACATAGGCCAGATATACCCACTATATTTATCATTGAACGCGAAAATAGCGGAATCGACAGTTCaaagaaagttgaaaacaTTGGCCAACGAGGATTAGAAGTGTACAAAGTTAACTTTACAGACACCCTTGTGCCAAGAGAAAATCTACTAGGCTTAATTGGAGGTGCTCCAAAAATTGCGTTAGACTTAATCACCTTAGGTAAAGAATGTATCGGATCGCAGGTGATAGCTATATTGAAAGATTTCATCAACATCTTAACAAAACACGCAATTGAAAGAAAACACtatgataaacaaataatgaCCTAtgattttgcaaaagaaattaTTGCTAAAATGAGCACTGACTTATATGCAATTGAAAGTATGACCTATATGACGACTGGATTGATTGACGAATACAAAGACCAAAACTGCAGTGTCGAAAGTGCCATTGTTGCAGCTTACTCGATGAACAAATGTGTAGATCAAATTTTACAGGGACTGAAATTACTTGGTAGAAAAACTTACCTTAAGGATAGTCCGTATGAACGAATCTATCTGGATGCTTTAGGATTAGCGTTATACAATGAGTCGAGTATAGATTTGCATACGTATATAGCTGTAATGGGTCTTCATCACTCAGGGTCTATTAATTCTGAGACTATTCAAAAGTACAGGAACCCATTCATGTTTCCTTCATTCCTGTTGAAAGAAGTATTTCTCTCAAGCAATGGGCCAGACCTCGCTTTGGATGAATATCTGCACCCGTCTCTCCAAGTCTCTGCAAAATTGCTCCAGGCTGCTGTTCACTGGTTGCACGATGCGGCGGAACAAATGCTGATTACACATGGCACAAAAGTTACTGAAGCTCATATGGAATTACGAAGGCTAGCCGACATGGCAATTGACATTTACATGATGACTGCAGCTCTAGGCAGAGCATCTCGCTCCTATTGCATTGGCCTCAGACTCTCAGAAAAGGATATTGTTATGGCACATAGTATTTGCTGGAATGCTCACAGGagagtgaagaaaaatcatGAGGAAATCAAATTAGGAGACGAAGGAAACTGCGATGATGTGTACAGAATAATTGCTAAAAAGATTTTTGAACAGCATGGATACTTCCCTGAACATCCTCTTAAAAAGAATTTCTGAAGACGGtttaaaagtttgaaaatgaatcatTGTATGTATGATTTACGAACTTATATTAGAGGGACAGAATAAGTGCATAAGTGCTCAGCTAATCACCTTCTATCACTTACGGCAAGTAATGTGACTACTTGAAATGTTCTATATTGTACATTATccatttacatatttattttatatttacttCACAAGCTTCATttgatttaataaatattagttCACATGAAACTTTTGCACATCTTTCGTATTAACTTTTATCAGAGTTGTCTCAAAGCGATCCATGTTAAATTACAAACAGTAAATTTGATATCAAAGGTGATTATTGtagaatatttatattttacctAGAATGGTAGATGCGAAATAAAGAAGTAATTG
The Neodiprion fabricii isolate iyNeoFabr1 chromosome 1, iyNeoFabr1.1, whole genome shotgun sequence DNA segment above includes these coding regions:
- the LOC124187720 gene encoding complex I assembly factor ACAD9, mitochondrial-like; the encoded protein is MLTTRMLLRRHTSYLKYSYASARRFTQAAEESEDIITSQEYKLAPLPQKKPQREPFVKNLFIGRFDNDLLAYPEVQPNERQNQFNAWLAPIEDCINRNLEVKESNINVISNELVEQLKDFGVFRATITEEYKGIGLNSTEYARLIEVVGKHPSLASYVISRTEPTELILKYGTEQQKQKFLPRIASGELIPTLALAEDNTDIDAIPLNATAVGTECKRYYKLNAEKIHVLNGNQANCFIVLANCTETNDPLHRPDIPTIFIIERENSGIDSSKKVENIGQRGLEVYKVNFTDTLVPRENLLGLIGGAPKIALDLITLGKECIGSQVIAILKDFINILTKHAIERKHYDKQIMTYDFAKEIIAKMSTDLYAIESMTYMTTGLIDEYKDQNCSVESAIVAAYSMNKCVDQILQGLKLLGRKTYLKDSPYERIYLDALGLALYNESSIDLHTYIAVMGLHHSGSINSETIQKYRNPFMFPSFLLKEVFLSSNGPDLALDEYLHPSLQVSAKLLQAAVHWLHDAAEQMLITHGTKVTEAHMELRRLADMAIDIYMMTAALGRASRSYCIGLRLSEKDIVMAHSICWNAHRRVKKNHEEIKLGDEGNCDDVYRIIAKKIFEQHGYFPEHPLKKNF